Within Myceligenerans xiligouense, the genomic segment GGCCGGAACCGTGAGCGTGCCGGCGGCTGCCTTGGCGGCGATGTCCGTGCGGTGCTGCGAACCTGCCAGGGAGATCTTCCCGACCGCCTCGTAGGCCTTGTCGCGAGCCGCGGTGAGGTCCGCGCCCAGAGCGACGACCGAGAGGACACGGCCTCCCGCCGCCACCAGGGCGCCGTCGTCGGACAACCCCGTACCGGCGTGCAGGACGTGGACGCCGGCCGACTCCTCGGCGTCCACGATCCCCGTGATCGGGTCGCCCTTCCGGGACGACTCCGGGTACCCGGCGGAGGCCACCACCACCGTGACCGCCGCCTCGTCCCGCCAGCGCAGCAGCCCGAGGTCCGCGAGCTCACCGCGAGCGGCGGCCAGCATGACCCGGCTCAGGGGCGTCACGAGGCGCGCCAGCACCGACTGCGTCTCCGGGTCACCCAAGCGCGCGTTGAACTCGACCACGCGCAGGCCGCGCGACGTGAGCGCGAGGCCGCAGTAGAGAACACCGCTGAACGGGGTGCCGCGCCGGGCCATCTCGTCGACCGTGGGCTGGGCGACGCGGGAGACCACCTCGTCCACCAGGCCGGGCGGTGCCCACGGAAGCGGGCTGTACGCACCCATGCCACCGGTGTTGGGGCCTTCGTCGCCGTCGAAGACGCGCTTGAAGTCCTGGGCCGGGGCGAGTGGGACGACGGCCGTGCCATCGCACACGCAGAAGAGCGAGACCTCGGGGCCGTCGAGGTACTCCTCGACGACGACCCGGCCGGCGTCGCCCCGCGCGTCGAGCGCGGTGCGCGCGTGCTCCAGCGCCGCGTCCCGGTCCCGGGTGACGACGACTCCCTTGCCCGCGGCCAGGCCGTCGTCCTTCACCACGTAGGGCGCGCCGAAGGCGTCCAGCGCGGCGGCCACCTCGTCGAGGTCGGTGCACACGTGCGCCATCGCGGTGGGCACGCCCGCGGCCGCCATCACCTCCTTGGCGAACGCCTTGCTGCCCTCCAGGCGCGCGGCCTCTCCGCCCGGGCCGAACACGGGGAACCCGGCCTCGCGCAGGGCGTCTCCGACGCCCGCCACGAGCGGGGCCTCCGGCCCGACGACGA encodes:
- the purD gene encoding phosphoribosylamine--glycine ligase, which translates into the protein MKILVVGPGAREHAIVHALTAEAASGDAHEIHAAPGNPGIAAQATLHAVDAEDGAAVTAVAREIGADLVVVGPEAPLVAGVGDALREAGFPVFGPGGEAARLEGSKAFAKEVMAAAGVPTAMAHVCTDLDEVAAALDAFGAPYVVKDDGLAAGKGVVVTRDRDAALEHARTALDARGDAGRVVVEEYLDGPEVSLFCVCDGTAVVPLAPAQDFKRVFDGDEGPNTGGMGAYSPLPWAPPGLVDEVVSRVAQPTVDEMARRGTPFSGVLYCGLALTSRGLRVVEFNARLGDPETQSVLARLVTPLSRVMLAAARGELADLGLLRWRDEAAVTVVVASAGYPESSRKGDPITGIVDAEESAGVHVLHAGTGLSDDGALVAAGGRVLSVVALGADLTAARDKAYEAVGKISLAGSQHRTDIAAKAAAGTLTVPA